A region from the Podarcis raffonei isolate rPodRaf1 chromosome 11, rPodRaf1.pri, whole genome shotgun sequence genome encodes:
- the RPL17 gene encoding 60S ribosomal protein L17: protein MVRYSLDPENPTKSCKSRGSNLRVHFKNTRETAQAIKGMHIRKATKYLKDVTLKKQCVPFRRYNGGVGRCAQAKQWGWTQGRWPKKSAEFLLHMLKNAESNAELKGLDVDSLVIEHIQVNKAPKMRRRTYRAHGRINPYMSSPCHIEMILTEKEQIVPKPEEEVAQKKKISQKKLKKQKLMARE, encoded by the exons ATGGTCCGCTACTCACTTGATCCGGAGAACCCCACAAAAT CATGCAAGTCAAGGGGGTCCAACCTTCGTGTTCACTTTAAG AACACACGTGAGACTGCCCAGGCTATCAAGGGTATGCACATCCGGAAAGCTACCAAGTACTTAAAGGATGTGACCCTAAAGAAGCAGTGTGTTCCCTTCCGTCGTTACAATGGTGGTGTTGGCAGATGTGCCCAG GCCAAGCAGTGGGGCTGGACACAGGGGCGTTGGCCAAAAAAGAGTGCCGAGTTCCTCCTGCACATGCTTAAAAATGCTGAGAGCAATGCTGAGCTCAAG gGTCTGGATGTAGACTCTCTGGTAATTGAGCACATTCAGGTTAACAAAGCTCCCAAAATGCGCAGGCGAACCTACAGGGCTCATGGTCGCATTAACCCCTACATGAGTTCTCCTTGCCACATTGAGATGATCCTCACAGAGAAGGAGCAAATTGTCCCTAAGCCAGAAGAGGAAGTTGCTCAAAAGAAGAAG ATATCTCAAAAGAAACTGAAGAAGCAGAAACTGATGGCTCGGGAATAA